A region of Verrucomicrobiota bacterium DNA encodes the following proteins:
- a CDS encoding DUF1553 domain-containing protein, which produces MPRRIALLALFVIAAHSLLAAAASGSSASHWAFAPLSRPKPPTADPKDRDPIDAFIRAQLREAGFEMSPEADRRTLFRRIHFDLLGLPPEPEEMEAFVRDPRPDAYERQIERLLASPRYGERWGRHWLDVARYADTKGYVRLKDNPSYVGAWAYRDYVIRAFNHDLPYHQFVLEQMAADRLPSRDPGALAALGFLTLGQRFINSRPDIIDDRIDVVTRGILGLTASCARCHDHKYDPVSMGEYYALYGVFDNSIEPRVPPVAARDSDLPDGYLREFQKKQRKFEEYLRTKRDQLRKSFLERAEEYFLAAQAEKVQPNFLPVMFLIDAKKDLNPVMIHRLALFLAATREGQHPLMNLWHETAGLQEFEFESRSLGAVEKWAASSPTTMGVVLAAWRKEQPRRLADAARVFGDLLRQADPRMPDRDAAPSQPGPEWAAFEPLLRGPQAPFEVPWDDLEDYLYVDATTQNEYHEQQRAIEDWISSKGLAPHAHVLQEAAVIREPRIFRRGNASEPGSLSPRRFLSALSRGTPVGLDRGSGRLELAQALVDRSNPLTARVMANRVWLHHFGAGLVRTPGDFGTRGDPPTHRELLDHLAVRLMDSGWSIKSLHRAMVLSTTYRQSSFESKAALERDPANRLFGRMNRRRLDWEAMRDSLLAVASNLEDRMGGPSVILSGNKPARRRAVYGRIDRQNIPGVFRAFDFAAPDACSPQRHQTSGAPQSLFLMNHPFVREQAQSLARRIEREAGGAIRIHDRVRRASLIVFGRDPTPGETAWAVEFLKPEEGGDLAARWDDYAQALMLSNEFAYVD; this is translated from the coding sequence ATGCCCCGGCGAATAGCCTTGCTCGCGCTCTTCGTGATCGCCGCGCACAGCCTCCTTGCTGCCGCGGCCTCAGGGTCATCGGCCTCGCATTGGGCCTTCGCTCCTCTTTCCCGCCCCAAGCCGCCGACCGCCGACCCAAAGGATCGAGACCCCATCGATGCCTTCATCCGCGCGCAGCTTCGGGAAGCAGGATTCGAGATGTCTCCGGAAGCGGACCGCCGCACGCTGTTTCGCCGGATCCATTTCGATCTGCTGGGTTTGCCCCCGGAACCGGAGGAGATGGAAGCCTTCGTGCGGGATCCGCGTCCCGACGCTTACGAAAGGCAGATCGAACGATTGCTCGCCTCGCCCCGATACGGGGAGCGCTGGGGCCGGCACTGGCTCGACGTCGCTCGCTACGCGGACACGAAGGGCTACGTCCGGCTGAAGGACAATCCGTCCTACGTCGGTGCCTGGGCCTACCGGGACTACGTCATCCGCGCCTTCAATCACGATTTGCCCTACCACCAATTCGTTTTGGAACAAATGGCCGCCGACCGGCTGCCTTCGCGCGATCCGGGCGCGCTGGCCGCGCTTGGCTTTCTCACCCTGGGCCAGCGTTTCATCAACAGCCGGCCTGACATCATCGACGACCGCATCGATGTGGTGACGCGGGGCATTCTCGGGCTGACCGCCTCCTGCGCACGCTGCCACGATCACAAGTATGATCCCGTCAGCATGGGGGAGTATTACGCGCTTTACGGGGTCTTCGACAATTCGATCGAGCCTCGTGTGCCCCCGGTCGCAGCGCGCGACTCGGACCTTCCCGACGGCTACTTGCGGGAATTCCAGAAGAAACAACGAAAATTCGAAGAGTATCTCCGGACCAAGCGCGATCAATTGAGAAAGAGTTTTCTGGAGCGCGCCGAGGAGTATTTTCTCGCGGCGCAAGCCGAGAAGGTGCAGCCGAATTTTCTGCCGGTCATGTTCTTGATCGATGCCAAGAAAGATCTGAATCCCGTCATGATTCACCGGCTGGCCTTGTTCCTGGCCGCCACGCGCGAGGGCCAACATCCGCTCATGAATCTTTGGCATGAAACGGCCGGGCTTCAGGAGTTTGAGTTTGAGTCGCGCTCGCTCGGAGCCGTCGAAAAATGGGCCGCCTCGTCGCCGACGACGATGGGGGTTGTTCTCGCCGCCTGGCGCAAGGAGCAACCCCGGCGGCTGGCGGATGCGGCCCGCGTTTTCGGAGATCTCTTGCGTCAGGCCGACCCGCGGATGCCCGATCGAGACGCGGCGCCATCTCAGCCCGGTCCGGAGTGGGCTGCCTTCGAGCCTTTGTTGCGAGGTCCCCAGGCGCCCTTCGAAGTGCCTTGGGACGATCTCGAAGACTATCTTTACGTCGATGCCACGACGCAAAATGAATACCACGAGCAGCAGCGCGCGATCGAGGATTGGATCAGCTCGAAAGGGCTGGCCCCTCACGCCCACGTTTTGCAGGAAGCCGCGGTCATTCGCGAACCGAGGATTTTCCGTCGCGGCAACGCCAGCGAGCCCGGATCGTTGTCGCCGCGCCGTTTTCTGTCGGCGTTGAGCCGCGGCACCCCAGTGGGCCTTGATCGCGGCAGCGGCAGGCTGGAGTTGGCGCAGGCTCTTGTCGATCGCTCGAATCCTCTGACAGCAAGGGTGATGGCCAACCGGGTCTGGCTGCATCACTTCGGCGCCGGCCTGGTTCGAACTCCGGGTGATTTTGGCACGCGGGGAGATCCGCCCACGCATCGTGAGCTCCTGGATCATTTGGCGGTGCGCTTGATGGATTCCGGCTGGTCCATCAAATCCCTTCACCGCGCGATGGTCCTTTCCACCACCTATCGCCAGTCGAGTTTTGAATCAAAGGCAGCCTTGGAACGAGATCCTGCGAACCGCCTTTTTGGGCGCATGAATCGCCGCCGTCTCGATTGGGAAGCCATGCGCGATTCGCTTCTGGCGGTCGCCTCGAACCTCGAGGACCGCATGGGCGGACCTTCGGTCATCCTGTCCGGAAACAAACCCGCCCGCCGCCGGGCGGTTTACGGTCGCATCGATCGACAGAATATTCCGGGTGTATTTCGAGCCTTCGACTTCGCGGCGCCGGACGCCTGTTCCCCCCAACGCCACCAAACATCCGGCGCACCCCAGTCCCTTTTCCTCATGAACCATCCCTTCGTCCGGGAACAAGCGCAGAGCCTCGCCCGCCGGATCGAACGGGAGGCGGGCGGCGCAATCCGCATTCACGATCGCGTGCGCCGTGCCAGCCTGATCGTCTTCGGACGCGACCCCACCCCCGGTGAAACGGCTTGGGCGGTTGAATTTCTGAAGCCGGAGGAAGGCGGGGACCTCGCCGCGCGCTGGGATGATTACGCTCAGGCCTTGATGCTCTCGAACGAGTTTGCCTATGTGGACTAA
- a CDS encoding DUF1501 domain-containing protein, with the protein MWTNRNRSRRQWLQQSGLGLGLLGLAAMLGTPSVKGDRDLNGPLASRPPQYPGRARRMIHLFMNGGPSHVDTFDPKPVLTRFHGRPLPVYERTERKTGAAFGSPFAFQPRGQSGVEISDLFPQVARHADDLCVVRSMQADVPNHEPSFLLMNCGDNRQARPSLGSWLTYGLGAENQNLPGFVVMCPGGYPTVGVQNWRSAFLPGAHQGTYLDTKEREVDKLIENIRNDFLKPGRQRAQLDLLKKLNEKHRDERNGSPELETRIQSYELAYRMQMEATDAFDLGREPSWVREAYGETVYGRQLLMARRLLERGVRMVQVWQGAGQPWDAHDQLESNHRNLARECDQPIAALLADLKARGLLEDTLVLWGGEFGRTPTMEIPTPGVSSKGQGRDHNHYGFSMWLAGAGVRGGHVHGATDELGWKAVERVTHVHDLHATILHLFGFDHEKLTYRFAGRDFRLTDVRGHVVREILT; encoded by the coding sequence ATGTGGACTAATCGAAATCGTTCCCGAAGGCAATGGCTGCAACAGAGCGGCCTGGGACTTGGCCTGCTGGGGTTGGCGGCGATGCTCGGCACCCCAAGTGTGAAGGGCGATCGAGACCTGAATGGCCCGCTCGCCTCAAGGCCGCCGCAGTATCCCGGACGGGCGCGGCGCATGATCCACCTCTTCATGAATGGCGGACCGTCGCATGTGGACACTTTCGATCCCAAGCCGGTGCTGACACGTTTTCACGGACGTCCGCTGCCGGTGTATGAGCGCACCGAGCGCAAGACAGGCGCGGCTTTCGGATCGCCCTTCGCCTTCCAGCCCCGCGGACAAAGCGGGGTCGAGATCAGTGATCTTTTTCCTCAGGTCGCCCGTCATGCGGACGACCTCTGCGTGGTGCGTTCCATGCAGGCGGATGTTCCCAATCATGAGCCGTCGTTCCTGCTCATGAATTGCGGTGACAACCGGCAAGCGCGACCGAGCCTGGGTTCGTGGCTCACCTATGGGCTCGGCGCCGAGAATCAGAATCTTCCGGGATTCGTGGTCATGTGCCCGGGAGGCTACCCGACGGTGGGGGTGCAAAACTGGCGTTCGGCGTTTCTCCCGGGCGCCCATCAGGGCACTTACCTCGACACCAAGGAGCGTGAAGTGGACAAGCTGATCGAGAACATCCGCAACGACTTTTTGAAGCCCGGGAGGCAGCGCGCCCAACTGGATCTGCTGAAGAAGTTGAACGAGAAACATCGGGACGAGCGGAACGGCTCACCCGAGTTGGAAACCCGCATTCAGTCCTACGAACTCGCCTACCGCATGCAGATGGAGGCCACCGACGCGTTCGATCTCGGACGCGAACCGTCGTGGGTGCGAGAGGCCTATGGAGAGACGGTTTATGGGAGGCAACTCTTGATGGCGAGGCGGTTGTTGGAGCGCGGCGTGCGCATGGTTCAAGTTTGGCAGGGTGCCGGGCAACCGTGGGACGCCCACGATCAGCTGGAATCGAACCACCGGAATCTGGCCAGGGAATGTGACCAGCCCATCGCTGCGCTGCTCGCGGATCTCAAAGCCCGCGGACTGCTGGAGGACACGCTGGTCCTGTGGGGAGGCGAATTTGGCCGGACCCCCACGATGGAGATTCCCACGCCGGGGGTTTCCAGCAAAGGCCAGGGCCGCGACCACAACCACTACGGGTTTTCCATGTGGCTGGCCGGAGCCGGGGTGCGCGGCGGCCATGTCCATGGCGCGACCGACGAACTGGGATGGAAAGCCGTGGAGCGCGTCACGCACGTTCATGACTTGCACGCGACCATTTTGCACTTGTTCGGTTTTGATCACGAGAAACTGACCTACCGATTCGCCGGGCGCGATTTCCGCCTGACCGATGTGCGTGGCCATGTCGTGCGCGAGATTCTGACTTGA